CTTTACGAACAATGACAAAATTAATACCTGATTTAATACTAACAGCAGCCACAATAGCTACTGCACCTAATTCCGGTGCAGCAAGCATATCAGTGTTTGGATAATCTTTTTTAATTTTTTGGGCAAAAGCGTCAGATAATTTATCTAAAATTACACTATTCGTTTCAAATAAATATTTATCTAAATAATAGTTGCTTTTCTTTCCTGATCTCAGGATAAATTCGCCTTCTAAATAAGCAGCGGCTTTTATCTGTTTTGCTAATTCTTGTAGACTCATAGTTAGACCTTAATAAAGAATACTTGCTGTGAGGCAGAAAACTTTAAAACTTCTGCACTTGGTGGTAGCACCAAATCCCCAATAACCAATTGTTCTTTGGCATCTAAATTAGCTACATTAACATCAACATGAGGGACAATCTCTTGAGGAAGAAGCATAAGCTGAAGTACATCTACTTTTTGTTGTAATCTTCCACCTTTTTGAACTCCTATTGGGTTTCCAACTGCTTTCACTAACAATTTAACTTTAACTTTATTAGTTTCATTAACTGTCTTGAAATCTAAGTGAAGAATCTTTTTAGAAATTGGATGAACTTGCGCCTCATATGTTATGGCATAAATAGTCTTTCCGTCTAAATCAAAGGAGAATATTGTGTTTTTGCCTAATACTCCTGTTAAAAGATGCTGACTTATTGTTTTGTAATCAACCTTCAGGCTAACGTTTTCCTTAAGATCTGTTCCATATAATTCAACGGGAATGAAATTTTGATTTCTAAGCTTGTTGACCTTTTCTTTACCGAATTCTGTACGTTTTTGAACTTCTATTTTTACTGCTTGCATTCTGCCATCACGTCCTCTCGCTACTTCAGATATTTCAGTTCACTTGTTCACTGGTTCAATAGTTCACTTGTTAGCTGATGGTTGTCATTTTGTTTATGACCGAAATATTTTAGCATAATTTAAAATTAGCGACAACATTGGTATAACTGTTAGCTGAAGCAAACAGGTTTATTTGTTTATGCGACTGCGTCGCTGTTTATTCGTTGAAAGGAAAAGAATAAAATCATCAAAGACATTTTAGCATTTATTTGCGTCATTCCCGCCTTCGCGGGAATGACTGTATATATAAACATTTAAACAGTTTTGGATTTACCATCCTTTCGGTATATAATCAAATTGCTTCCATTAATTGGGGGGTGTATTTGGTTTCGACATAGAGTATTCCTTGGATAAGGAGCGAGTCGAGGAGCTGCCCGGCCTCGTAAAAAGGCAGAAAAACATAAGTGCAGACACAAACGCATTTAAAGGTGCTTTCGCACCACAAGCAATCGCCGCTTAATATTTATTAGGTAGCGTCGTTAATATCTGGTGTTGACGACAGGTATTGATGTTATTTAGTCGACTTTTCTTATTAGTATGCGCTGGCTAATAGGAGAAACTAAAGTGCTTACTCTAGAGTTGCTTGCTTGTTAGTCGTTTTAGAGGACATTTTTAATAAGCTACACTCGTAGGGCCTTATCTATGGCGCTTTATGGACAGGGGTTCGACTCCCCTCACCTCCACCAAAAGGGTTGTTAACCCGAACCCTTTTTTAGGGTAAAAATGGGTAATTTCACAGTTTTTTAATAAATAGACAGGTTCGATATTTTTGGTTATAAAATATCGTGCAAATGTCGAACTTGTGTAAAATATTCGACCTGTCAGAAGATGTTGCGAAAAACCCTTAT
This genomic window from Candidatus Margulisiibacteriota bacterium contains:
- a CDS encoding 50S ribosomal protein L25 encodes the protein MQAVKIEVQKRTEFGKEKVNKLRNQNFIPVELYGTDLKENVSLKVDYKTISQHLLTGVLGKNTIFSFDLDGKTIYAITYEAQVHPISKKILHLDFKTVNETNKVKVKLLVKAVGNPIGVQKGGRLQQKVDVLQLMLLPQEIVPHVDVNVANLDAKEQLVIGDLVLPPSAEVLKFSASQQVFFIKV
- the pyrE gene encoding orotate phosphoribosyltransferase, whose protein sequence is MSLQELAKQIKAAAYLEGEFILRSGKKSNYYLDKYLFETNSVILDKLSDAFAQKIKKDYPNTDMLAAPELGAVAIVAAVSIKSGINFVIVRKAEKDYGTTKLIEGTIKGSKNVLLIEDILTTAGAALKSANILRDAGYNVTAILGTIDRLQGAEENIVKEGFSYDTLLTIKDL